One part of the Cyclobacteriaceae bacterium genome encodes these proteins:
- a CDS encoding VOC family protein: MKQTLAHIALVVDDYDHAIEFYTRKLNFRLLEDTTLSETKRWVRIAPPGSDGCCLLLAKAANDEQRSRIGNQTGGRVFLFLHTDDFQRDFENLKRHNIAIVRGPVVENYGTVAVFADLYGNLWDLIQPTPSM; the protein is encoded by the coding sequence CACTGGTGGTGGATGATTATGATCACGCTATTGAATTCTACACCCGAAAGCTCAATTTCCGGTTGTTGGAAGACACCACGCTGAGCGAAACAAAGCGTTGGGTACGGATAGCGCCACCGGGTTCGGATGGATGCTGCTTGTTGCTGGCTAAGGCTGCCAATGACGAGCAACGTAGCCGCATCGGTAATCAAACCGGTGGGCGGGTATTTTTATTTTTACACACCGATGATTTTCAGCGGGATTTTGAGAATTTGAAAAGGCATAACATTGCCATTGTTCGGGGCCCGGTAGTGGAAAACTATGGAACAGTTGCGGTATTTGCCGACTTATATGGGAATCTTTGGGATTTGATTCAGCCAACGCCTAGCATGTAG